A portion of the Chiloscyllium plagiosum isolate BGI_BamShark_2017 chromosome 48, ASM401019v2, whole genome shotgun sequence genome contains these proteins:
- the LOC122544361 gene encoding uncharacterized protein LOC122544361 → METSEFSNRPSPPFIATSRSDTTRGSGSTEPSRGDSSHDVTAGNSDPWATPATLRDNLPKEEEESFQDSPAQKFSKSLSRGTREVGQCRNTVFGCQQPEEELGDVLASKFLELQQGGFHMLHRDLMQLQETLGEGIDSFSRKLGKRLVRLSSQMSVLVELLRYVTAVLVPSPAEQISVACQTVNEEVHDTFGTVPNLTSSPPLAWPEATNSRAPTAPLLSATLRKRRSSVATRSIETPSKVDRAGI, encoded by the exons ATGGAGACAAGTG AGTTCAGCAACCGGCCCAGCCCCCCTTTCATCGCCACATCCAGGTCAGACACCACCAGAGGGAGCGGGTCCACGGAGCCTTCACGTGGAGATAGTAGCCACGATGTGACAGCTGGTAACTCCGATCCTTGGGCCACTCCAGCAACTCTGAGAGACAACCTGccaaaggaggaggaggagagtttcCAGGATAGTCCAGCCCAGAAATTTTCCAAGAGTCTTTCTAGGGGAACCAGGGAGGTTGGCCAGTGTAGAAATACTGTGTTTGGGTGCCAGCAGCCAGAGGAAGAGTTAGGGGATGTCCTTGCTTCCAAATTCTTGGAGCTGCAGCAGGGTGGGTTCCACATGCTGCACAGAGACCTGATGCAGCTGCAAGAAACCTTGGGAGAAGGAATCGATAGTTTTTCCCGGAAATTAGGCAAGAGACTGGTCAGGCTGTCCAGCCAGATGTCAGTTTTGGTGGAGCTCCTGCGCTATGTCACTGCTGTTCTAGTGCCCAGTCCTGCTGAGCAAATCTCCGTCGCCTGTCAAACTGTTAACGAGGAGGTTCACGACACATTTGGGACCGTGCCTAACCTCACCTCCAGCCCACCACTGGCTTGGCCAGAGGCCACAAACAGCAGGGCACCCACCGCTCCTTTGCTGTCGGCCACACTCAGGAAACGCCGGTCATCTGTGGCGACTAGAAGCATTGAAACACCTTCAAAGGTAGATAGAGCAGGCATATAA